The following are encoded together in the Phenylobacterium sp. NIBR 498073 genome:
- a CDS encoding globin-coupled sensor protein — MTGKSLDDRLEFMQVTPQTRKTLRAAQPLISEKLPGALDHFYAQVRATPETKVHFRDDGHITKAQNAQLRHWQGIASGEFTADYAKSVQTIGAVHAKIGLEPRWYIGGYALVLEQLVRAVVAEKGAKGFGAKAKNAEVAETLSALIKGAMLDMSLVLDVYFEAAEADRAKAEAEKARSAAEQATVVRSLAAALSGLARGDLTSRIETPLSGDYAQLRDDFNGAVGELHGAIAAVVDSVSAVTATVGQMKSSGDDLARRTENQAASLEETAAAVEEITVTVQRAAETARQTSGAVADARKEAETSAPVVEAAISAMGQIEDSSKQISQIIGVIDEIAFQTNLLALNAGVEAARAGEAGRGFAVVASEVRALAQRSADAAKEIKTLISASSEQVSQGVNLVGETGQALGRIVGRVTEVHGLVADISSSAQEQAVGLGQVNSAVNEMDRVTQQNAGMVLETAHAAADLAREAQNLSQLIGRFRLATGAAAVARRAA, encoded by the coding sequence ATGACGGGTAAGAGCCTGGACGATCGCCTGGAGTTCATGCAGGTGACGCCGCAGACCCGTAAGACGTTGCGCGCGGCCCAGCCGCTGATCTCCGAGAAGCTGCCCGGCGCGCTCGACCACTTCTACGCCCAGGTCCGCGCGACGCCCGAAACCAAGGTGCACTTCCGCGATGACGGCCACATCACCAAGGCCCAGAACGCCCAGCTGCGCCATTGGCAGGGCATCGCCTCGGGAGAATTCACCGCCGACTACGCCAAGTCAGTCCAGACCATCGGGGCGGTGCACGCCAAGATCGGGCTGGAGCCGCGCTGGTACATCGGCGGCTATGCGCTTGTGCTCGAGCAGCTTGTCCGCGCGGTGGTCGCCGAGAAGGGCGCCAAGGGCTTCGGCGCCAAGGCCAAGAACGCCGAGGTGGCCGAAACGCTGTCAGCGCTGATCAAGGGCGCCATGCTCGACATGAGCCTGGTGCTGGACGTCTATTTCGAGGCCGCCGAGGCCGACCGCGCCAAGGCCGAGGCCGAGAAGGCCCGCTCGGCCGCCGAGCAGGCGACAGTGGTGCGCAGCCTGGCCGCGGCGCTGTCGGGTCTGGCCCGCGGCGACCTGACCAGCCGCATCGAGACCCCGCTGTCGGGCGACTACGCCCAGCTGCGCGACGATTTCAACGGCGCGGTCGGCGAGCTGCACGGCGCGATCGCCGCGGTGGTGGACTCCGTCTCGGCGGTGACCGCCACGGTCGGCCAGATGAAGAGCTCGGGCGACGACCTGGCGCGGCGCACCGAAAACCAGGCCGCCAGCCTGGAGGAGACCGCCGCCGCGGTCGAAGAGATCACCGTCACCGTCCAGCGCGCCGCCGAGACCGCCCGCCAGACTTCCGGCGCGGTGGCCGACGCCCGCAAGGAAGCCGAGACCAGCGCCCCGGTGGTCGAGGCCGCGATCTCGGCCATGGGCCAGATCGAGGACTCGTCCAAGCAGATCAGCCAGATCATCGGGGTGATCGACGAGATCGCCTTCCAGACCAACCTGCTGGCGCTGAACGCCGGGGTCGAGGCGGCCCGGGCGGGCGAGGCCGGGCGCGGCTTCGCCGTCGTCGCCTCCGAGGTCCGGGCCCTGGCCCAACGCTCGGCTGACGCCGCCAAGGAGATCAAGACCCTGATCAGCGCCTCGAGCGAGCAGGTCAGCCAGGGGGTCAATCTGGTCGGCGAGACCGGCCAGGCCTTGGGGCGCATCGTCGGCCGCGTGACCGAGGTGCACGGCCTGGTGGCCGACATCTCCAGCTCGGCCCAGGAACAGGCCGTCGGCCTCGGCCAAGTCAACAGCGCCGTCAATGAGATGGACCGCGTCACCCAGCAGAATGCCGGCATGGTGCTGGAGACCGCGCACGCGGCGGCCGACCTGGCGCGCGAGGCCCAGAACCTGTCCCAGTTGATCGGCCGCTTCCGGTTGGCGACCGGCGCAGCAGCGGTCGCAAGGCGAGCCGCCTAG
- a CDS encoding [protein-PII] uridylyltransferase — protein sequence MPPRLRPTRLEYVVDGVRLRAQLSAAALDAAGDEQEQRRRALEILKQALFRGRMIAKERLENGAGGIETARLLSGVTDEVVTALYDFTTVHVFRARNPTEGERLALMAVGGYGRGTLAPFSDLDLLFLRPYKQTAHTESVIEYMLYALWDLGFKVGHASRTVEECLKLSREDYTIRTSILEARQLSGDAALAEELVQRFRAEVVKGTAAQFVAAKLKERDIRQERAGASRYLVEPNVKEGKGGLRDLNTLFWIAQYLHPVSHVDGFVQLDMFDRKEVTAFIKAFDFLWAVRSHLHFATGRPEERLTFDLQPEIARRMGYGDRGDAPAVERFMRRYFLIAKEVGALTRVFAAKLEAEQIKQQPKGLSRLIPGRGRAKRKKLDPGFHEEGGRLNVDGPKVFETDPVNLLRLFRLADQRDLDLHPDAFTAASRCASIIGSKVRRDPAAAKVFLDILAHGRDPQRALSMMNDADVLGRFIPEWGRIVAQMQFNMYHSYTVDEHTLRAVGVIADIANGRFAEDHPLSTAVMPLIDDREALFLAMLLHDTGKGGAGGQEKAGARAARSACERLGLDRKRIEMVAWLVEHHLVMSDYAQKRDVSDPRTVADFARIVETPERLRLLLVLTVADIRAVGPGVWNGWKGQLMRELYGATEAVFRGGRGSDAAAAIRRYHENAAYDARVRLIAADPAATDWVQAMEDAYFTSFSDAEILVHAGLARRAAESGAAAEGHIRSGLNASEVVIAAPDRSRLFVDLAAAVTAAGANIVGARVFTSRQGQALDVFYVQDATGAAYGADNPRVLAKLADSLAAAGRGELTKSEPRRVTDFGRAAAFTITPTVMLDNEASEVSTVVEASGRDRPGLLVALARNLADAGLSILSAHIDGYGERAVDAFYVTERDGGKLTDPKRMAALKSHLMKVLEEVEAAAPKPRANLQKARASVAR from the coding sequence ATGCCGCCTCGCCTCCGACCCACCCGCCTGGAATACGTCGTCGACGGCGTACGCTTGCGCGCCCAGCTGTCCGCCGCCGCCCTCGACGCCGCCGGCGACGAACAGGAACAGCGCCGCCGGGCGCTGGAGATCCTCAAACAGGCCCTGTTCCGCGGCCGCATGATCGCCAAGGAGCGGCTCGAGAACGGCGCCGGCGGCATCGAGACCGCGCGGCTGCTGTCGGGCGTGACCGACGAGGTGGTCACCGCCCTCTATGACTTCACCACCGTCCACGTGTTCCGGGCCCGCAACCCGACCGAGGGCGAGCGCCTGGCGCTGATGGCGGTCGGCGGCTACGGCCGCGGCACCCTGGCCCCGTTCTCCGACCTCGATCTGCTGTTCCTGCGGCCCTACAAGCAGACCGCCCACACCGAGAGCGTGATCGAGTACATGCTCTACGCGCTCTGGGACCTCGGCTTCAAAGTCGGCCACGCTTCGCGCACGGTCGAGGAGTGCCTGAAGCTCAGCCGCGAGGACTACACGATCCGCACCTCGATCCTGGAGGCGCGCCAGCTGAGCGGCGACGCCGCCCTGGCCGAGGAGCTGGTCCAGCGGTTCCGGGCCGAGGTGGTCAAGGGCACCGCCGCCCAGTTCGTCGCCGCCAAGCTCAAGGAACGGGACATCCGCCAGGAGCGCGCCGGCGCCAGCCGCTATCTGGTCGAGCCGAACGTCAAGGAGGGCAAGGGCGGCCTGCGCGACCTCAACACCCTGTTCTGGATCGCCCAGTACCTGCACCCGGTCAGCCACGTCGACGGCTTCGTCCAGCTCGACATGTTTGACCGCAAGGAGGTCACGGCCTTCATCAAGGCGTTCGACTTCCTCTGGGCGGTGCGCAGCCACCTGCACTTCGCCACCGGCCGGCCCGAGGAGCGGCTGACCTTCGACCTCCAGCCGGAAATCGCCCGGCGGATGGGCTATGGCGACCGCGGCGACGCGCCGGCCGTCGAGCGGTTCATGCGCCGCTACTTCCTGATCGCCAAGGAGGTCGGCGCCCTGACCCGGGTGTTCGCCGCCAAACTCGAGGCCGAGCAGATCAAGCAGCAGCCCAAGGGGCTGTCGCGGCTGATCCCCGGACGCGGCCGGGCCAAGCGCAAGAAGCTGGATCCCGGCTTCCACGAGGAGGGCGGGCGCCTGAACGTCGACGGGCCAAAGGTGTTCGAGACCGACCCGGTTAACCTGTTGCGTCTGTTCCGGCTGGCTGACCAGCGCGATCTCGACCTGCACCCGGACGCCTTCACCGCCGCCAGCCGCTGCGCCAGCATCATCGGCTCCAAGGTCCGCCGCGACCCCGCCGCGGCCAAGGTGTTCCTCGATATTCTGGCTCACGGCCGCGATCCGCAGCGGGCGCTGTCGATGATGAACGACGCCGACGTGCTCGGCCGGTTCATTCCGGAGTGGGGCCGCATCGTCGCCCAGATGCAGTTCAACATGTACCACTCGTACACGGTGGACGAGCACACCCTGCGGGCCGTCGGCGTCATCGCCGACATCGCCAACGGCCGCTTCGCCGAGGACCATCCGCTGTCGACCGCGGTCATGCCGCTGATCGACGACCGCGAGGCGCTGTTCCTGGCCATGCTGCTGCATGACACCGGCAAGGGCGGAGCGGGGGGCCAGGAGAAGGCCGGCGCCCGCGCCGCGCGGTCGGCCTGCGAGCGGCTCGGGCTGGATCGCAAGCGCATCGAGATGGTCGCCTGGTTGGTCGAGCATCACCTGGTGATGAGCGACTACGCCCAGAAGCGCGACGTCTCCGACCCGCGCACGGTCGCCGACTTCGCCCGCATCGTGGAGACGCCGGAACGCCTACGCCTGCTGCTGGTGCTGACCGTGGCGGACATCCGCGCTGTCGGCCCGGGGGTCTGGAACGGCTGGAAGGGCCAGTTGATGCGCGAACTCTACGGCGCCACCGAGGCGGTGTTCCGCGGCGGGCGCGGCTCCGACGCCGCCGCCGCCATCCGCCGCTATCACGAGAACGCCGCCTATGACGCCCGCGTGCGGCTGATCGCGGCCGACCCCGCGGCCACCGACTGGGTGCAGGCCATGGAGGACGCCTACTTCACCTCGTTCTCCGACGCGGAGATCCTGGTCCATGCCGGCCTAGCGCGCCGCGCCGCCGAGAGCGGGGCGGCCGCCGAAGGCCACATCCGCAGCGGCCTCAACGCCTCGGAGGTGGTGATCGCCGCGCCCGACCGCTCGCGCCTGTTCGTCGACCTCGCCGCCGCGGTCACCGCCGCCGGCGCCAACATCGTCGGGGCGCGGGTGTTCACGTCACGCCAGGGCCAGGCGCTGGACGTGTTCTACGTGCAGGACGCCACCGGCGCGGCCTACGGCGCCGACAATCCGCGCGTACTGGCCAAGCTGGCCGACTCGCTGGCGGCGGCCGGCCGTGGCGAGCTGACCAAGTCCGAACCGCGCCGGGTGACCGACTTCGGCCGCGCAGCGGCGTTCACCATCACCCCGACGGTGATGCTCGACAACGAAGCGTCCGAGGTCTCGACCGTGGTCGAGGCGTCCGGCCGCGACCGCCCCGGCCTGCTGGTGGCTCTGGCCCGCAACCTCGCCGATGCGGGACTGTCGATCCTTTCGGCGCACATCGACGGCTATGGCGAACGGGCGGTCGACGCCTTCTACGTGACCGAGCGCGACGGCGGAAAACTGACCGATCCCAAGCGGATGGCGGCCTTGAAGTCCCACCTGATGAAGGTGCTGGAGGAGGTCGAGGCCGCCGCCCCGAAGCCGCGGGCCAACCTGCAGAAGGCGCGCGCAAGCGTCGCGCGCTGA
- a CDS encoding HAD-IA family hydrolase produces the protein MVDVDGVIVVHPDPAGWSTNLKRDLGLAIELLQEKFFAPNFHDIVHGRAALRERLAPVLADIAPHLTCDQLCAYWFENDSHLDHDLLDQLAAFRARGYALHLATVQEHERAAYLWNDMGLKDRFDAIHYAADLGHAKPADGFYAAIEARTGYAPSDLFFIDDKAANVLAAQARGWKAAVWTGQDRLADLIARA, from the coding sequence ATGGTCGACGTCGATGGGGTGATCGTCGTCCATCCGGATCCCGCCGGCTGGTCGACGAACCTCAAGCGCGATCTAGGCCTGGCGATCGAGCTGCTGCAGGAGAAGTTCTTCGCTCCGAACTTCCACGACATCGTCCATGGCCGCGCGGCGCTGCGCGAGCGGCTGGCGCCGGTACTCGCCGACATCGCGCCGCACCTGACTTGCGACCAGCTCTGCGCCTACTGGTTCGAGAACGACAGTCATCTCGACCATGATCTGCTGGACCAGCTCGCCGCGTTCCGCGCCCGGGGCTACGCCCTGCATCTGGCCACCGTGCAGGAACACGAGCGCGCCGCCTATCTCTGGAACGACATGGGCCTGAAGGACCGCTTCGACGCGATCCACTACGCGGCTGACCTTGGCCATGCAAAACCGGCCGACGGGTTCTATGCCGCGATCGAGGCGCGCACGGGCTATGCGCCCAGCGACCTGTTCTTCATCGACGACAAGGCCGCCAATGTGCTGGCGGCCCAGGCGCGCGGCTGGAAGGCGGCGGTCTGGACCGGCCAGGACCGCCTCGCAGATCTGATCGCGCGGGCCTAG
- the murJ gene encoding murein biosynthesis integral membrane protein MurJ: protein MIRSSLLLSGLTLISRFMGLARDLVLTARLGASATIAADAYYTALAFPNLFRRIFAEGAFSSAFIPSYTKTLTGEGQVEADRIASDALATLAAATIAITLAAQLAMPWLMYVINPGYASDPAKFKLAIVLTQISMPYLPCMAIGALLSGVLNAHRRFIITGIFPTILNLVMLIAVIPQDDPILAAYAASIAIPIAGVFQAALLWWGARKCGAHIRLRWPSLTPEIKALIALAVPGAIAASAVQINIFISGILASQVAGGRAWTEVAARLYQLPLGLIGVAVSVALLPRLSSAIQAKDHDDAQAATDQAVIFSLALTAPAAAALIAMPFFLIDGLFTRGVFTVEDARQTGWILLNYGWGVPAFVLARVLQPAFFARSDTKAPMRFGLISVAVNIVLGLALFQIVGVKGIAAATSAAAWINVAQMVLLLAKRGDYSPTKAAWSRIGRIVAASTVFGALLAFASHERAWLEAPLRSFHLIGLGAKEIAVLGVAAVGVAVYGLLLLAFRGITPSEIKTALRRRPGDAAVAADL, encoded by the coding sequence TTGATCCGCTCGTCCCTGCTGCTGTCGGGCTTGACCCTGATCAGCAGGTTCATGGGGCTTGCGCGGGATCTCGTGCTGACCGCGCGGCTGGGCGCCAGCGCAACCATCGCCGCCGACGCCTATTATACGGCCCTGGCCTTCCCGAACCTGTTCCGGCGGATCTTCGCCGAGGGGGCGTTCTCCTCGGCCTTCATCCCGTCCTACACCAAGACCCTGACCGGCGAAGGCCAGGTCGAGGCCGACCGCATCGCCTCCGACGCCCTGGCCACCCTGGCGGCGGCCACCATCGCCATCACGCTGGCCGCGCAGCTGGCCATGCCGTGGCTGATGTACGTGATCAATCCGGGCTACGCCTCGGATCCGGCCAAGTTCAAGCTGGCCATCGTGCTGACCCAGATCAGCATGCCCTACCTGCCGTGCATGGCGATCGGGGCGCTGTTGTCGGGGGTGCTCAACGCCCATCGCCGCTTCATCATCACCGGCATCTTTCCGACCATTCTCAACCTGGTGATGCTGATCGCGGTGATCCCGCAGGACGATCCCATCCTGGCCGCCTACGCCGCCTCCATCGCCATTCCGATCGCCGGCGTCTTCCAGGCGGCCCTGCTGTGGTGGGGCGCGCGCAAGTGCGGCGCTCACATCCGCCTGCGCTGGCCGTCGCTGACGCCCGAGATCAAGGCGCTGATCGCGCTCGCCGTGCCCGGGGCGATCGCCGCCAGCGCCGTGCAGATCAACATCTTCATCTCCGGCATCCTCGCCTCGCAGGTCGCCGGCGGCCGGGCCTGGACGGAAGTCGCCGCGCGGCTCTACCAGCTGCCGCTCGGACTGATCGGGGTGGCGGTCAGCGTCGCCCTGCTGCCGCGGCTGTCCAGCGCCATCCAGGCGAAGGACCACGACGACGCCCAGGCCGCCACCGATCAGGCGGTGATCTTTTCGCTGGCCCTGACCGCCCCGGCCGCCGCGGCCTTGATCGCCATGCCGTTCTTCCTGATCGACGGGCTGTTCACGCGGGGGGTCTTCACGGTCGAGGACGCCCGCCAGACTGGCTGGATCCTGCTCAACTACGGCTGGGGCGTCCCGGCCTTCGTGCTCGCCCGCGTGCTGCAGCCGGCCTTTTTCGCCCGCTCGGACACCAAGGCGCCGATGCGTTTCGGCCTGATCTCGGTGGCGGTGAACATCGTGCTGGGTCTGGCGCTGTTCCAGATCGTCGGGGTCAAGGGCATCGCCGCGGCGACCAGCGCGGCGGCCTGGATCAACGTCGCCCAGATGGTGCTGCTGCTGGCCAAGCGCGGCGACTATTCGCCGACCAAGGCGGCCTGGAGCCGCATCGGCCGCATCGTCGCGGCCAGCACCGTCTTCGGCGCGCTGCTGGCCTTCGCGTCTCACGAGCGCGCCTGGCTGGAGGCGCCGCTGCGCAGCTTCCACCTCATCGGACTGGGGGCCAAGGAGATCGCGGTCCTCGGCGTCGCCGCCGTCGGCGTGGCGGTCTACGGCCTGCTGCTGCTCGCCTTCCGCGGCATCACGCCCAGCGAGATCAAGACCGCGCTGCGCCGGCGGCCCGGCGATGCGGCGGTCGCGGCCGACCTCTGA
- the mutS gene encoding DNA mismatch repair protein MutS: MNAPTSAIPDPTGATPVMAQFFEAKARQPDALVFFRMGDFYELFFEDAEKAAAALSITLTARGNHGGAPIPMCGVPVHAAEAYLAKLVRSGFKVALCEQMEDPAEAKKRGSKSVVRRDVVRVVTPGTLTEDGLLDARGANRLAAVAVRAGAAAVASVELSTGEVECMALSRDSLASALAALGPSETLVPDRLFADETLAATFKSAGGLIQPMPSALSEPSASEARLKRLYGVETLDGFGELTGAEISALGLIAAHLETTQAGRLPALTAPRRAGEADVMAIDPATRSSLEIEKSTSGSRDGSLLGAIDRTITAPGARLLASRLARPLLDPAAIDARLDAIEWFCERRPLRAKLRDQLRGMGDMARALSRLALGRGGPRDLGSLKAGLAGGEAIFSLFAAPEPLDPAPAEIAGALAALHPTADLELADFRRMLAEGLGEELPAQARDGGFVAAGVRAELDQARALRDDSRKVILQLEAKLAAESGVALKIRHNAVLGYFVEATAKAAEPLMSAPLNTTFIHRQTLANQVRFTTVELAELDARIAQAAERALAMEVATFEAWREAAIRIAPAIQAAAEGAARLDVAAGLAEWADDVGAARPVVDRSTVFEAQAARHPVVEAAVKRAGDPYTPNDCALDGAGAAAARLSIVTGPNMAGKSTFLRQNALLAVLAQAGCYVPAKALRIGVVDRLFSRVGAGDDLARGRSTFMAEMVETAAILTQATPRSLVILDEIGRGTATYDGLAIAWACAEALHETNRCRGLFATHYHELAVLEDRLAHVSNLSLKAKEWNGDLIFLHEAGPGPADRSYGVQVAKLAGVPPAVVVRAREVLDRLEREAGAPTHLEDLPLFAAHAAEPEAPAFAPSEVEAQLKTLDLDGMSPREAMAALYRLKELMG, translated from the coding sequence ATGAACGCTCCGACCTCCGCCATTCCCGACCCGACCGGCGCCACCCCGGTCATGGCCCAGTTCTTCGAGGCCAAGGCCCGCCAGCCCGATGCGCTGGTGTTCTTCCGCATGGGCGACTTCTACGAGCTGTTCTTCGAAGACGCCGAAAAGGCCGCCGCGGCGCTGAGCATCACCCTGACCGCCCGCGGCAATCACGGAGGCGCGCCGATCCCGATGTGCGGCGTGCCAGTGCATGCGGCCGAGGCCTATCTCGCCAAGCTGGTCCGCTCGGGCTTCAAGGTCGCTCTCTGCGAGCAGATGGAAGACCCGGCTGAGGCCAAGAAGCGCGGCTCCAAGTCCGTGGTCCGCCGCGACGTCGTGCGCGTCGTCACCCCCGGCACCCTGACCGAAGACGGCCTGCTCGACGCCCGCGGCGCCAACCGTCTGGCCGCCGTCGCCGTGCGCGCCGGCGCCGCGGCCGTGGCCAGCGTCGAGCTGTCCACCGGCGAGGTGGAGTGCATGGCGCTGTCGCGCGACAGCCTGGCCTCGGCCCTGGCCGCGCTCGGCCCGTCCGAGACCCTGGTCCCCGACCGCCTGTTCGCCGACGAGACCCTGGCGGCGACCTTCAAATCGGCCGGCGGGCTGATCCAGCCGATGCCCTCGGCGCTGTCCGAGCCGTCGGCTTCCGAGGCGCGGCTGAAGCGGCTCTACGGGGTCGAGACCCTCGACGGCTTCGGCGAGCTGACCGGCGCGGAGATCTCGGCGCTGGGCCTGATCGCCGCCCACCTGGAAACCACCCAAGCCGGCCGCCTGCCGGCGCTCACCGCGCCGCGGCGGGCGGGCGAGGCCGACGTCATGGCCATCGACCCGGCCACGCGATCCAGCCTGGAGATCGAGAAGTCGACCTCCGGCTCGCGTGACGGCTCGCTGCTCGGGGCCATCGATCGCACCATCACCGCGCCCGGCGCGCGCCTGCTGGCCTCGCGGCTGGCCCGGCCGCTGCTCGACCCGGCCGCCATCGATGCGCGCCTGGACGCCATCGAGTGGTTCTGCGAGCGCCGCCCGCTGCGGGCCAAGCTGCGTGACCAGCTGCGCGGCATGGGCGACATGGCCCGCGCCCTGTCCCGCCTGGCGCTCGGCCGCGGCGGCCCGCGCGATCTCGGCTCTTTGAAGGCCGGCTTGGCCGGCGGCGAGGCGATCTTCAGCCTGTTCGCCGCGCCCGAGCCGTTGGATCCGGCCCCGGCCGAAATCGCCGGCGCCCTGGCCGCGCTGCATCCGACCGCCGATCTCGAGCTGGCCGACTTCCGCCGCATGCTGGCCGAGGGGCTGGGCGAGGAGCTGCCGGCCCAGGCTCGCGACGGCGGCTTCGTGGCTGCCGGGGTCCGCGCCGAGCTGGACCAGGCCCGCGCCCTGCGCGACGACAGCCGCAAGGTGATCCTGCAACTGGAGGCCAAGCTGGCGGCCGAGAGCGGCGTGGCGCTGAAGATCCGTCACAACGCAGTCCTCGGCTACTTCGTCGAGGCTACCGCCAAGGCGGCCGAGCCGCTGATGAGCGCGCCGCTCAACACCACATTCATCCACCGCCAGACCCTGGCCAACCAGGTCCGCTTCACCACCGTCGAGCTGGCCGAGCTGGACGCCCGCATCGCCCAGGCGGCCGAGCGCGCCCTGGCCATGGAGGTCGCCACCTTCGAGGCCTGGCGCGAGGCGGCGATCCGCATCGCGCCCGCGATCCAGGCCGCCGCTGAAGGCGCAGCGCGCCTCGACGTCGCCGCGGGGCTCGCCGAGTGGGCCGACGACGTCGGCGCCGCCCGGCCGGTGGTCGACCGCTCGACGGTGTTCGAGGCCCAGGCCGCCCGCCATCCGGTCGTCGAGGCCGCCGTAAAGCGGGCCGGCGATCCCTACACCCCCAATGACTGCGCGCTCGACGGGGCGGGCGCGGCCGCCGCGCGGCTGTCGATCGTCACCGGTCCGAACATGGCCGGTAAGTCGACCTTCCTGCGCCAGAATGCGCTGCTGGCGGTTCTGGCCCAGGCCGGCTGCTACGTGCCGGCCAAGGCGCTGCGCATCGGCGTCGTCGACCGCCTGTTCAGCCGGGTGGGGGCGGGGGACGACCTGGCCCGCGGCCGCTCGACCTTCATGGCCGAGATGGTCGAGACCGCGGCGATCCTGACCCAGGCGACGCCGCGCTCGCTGGTCATCCTCGACGAGATCGGTCGCGGCACCGCCACCTATGACGGCCTGGCCATCGCCTGGGCCTGCGCCGAGGCGCTGCATGAGACCAACCGCTGCCGCGGCCTGTTCGCCACCCATTATCACGAGCTGGCGGTGCTCGAGGACCGGCTGGCCCATGTCTCCAACCTGTCGCTCAAGGCCAAGGAATGGAACGGCGACCTGATCTTCCTGCATGAGGCCGGCCCCGGCCCGGCGGACCGCTCCTACGGCGTGCAGGTCGCCAAGCTGGCCGGCGTGCCGCCGGCGGTGGTGGTCCGCGCCCGCGAGGTGCTGGACCGGTTGGAGCGCGAGGCCGGGGCCCCGACGCATCTGGAAGACCTGCCGCTGTTCGCCGCCCACGCCGCCGAACCGGAAGCCCCCGCGTTCGCGCCCAGCGAGGTCGAGGCGCAGCTCAAGACCCTGGACCTCGACGGCATGAGTCCGCGCGAGGCGATGGCCGCGCTCTATCGGCTCAAGGAACTGATGGGATGA
- a CDS encoding universal stress protein, producing MSQRKFLVIADDSPEFQAALRFACRRARSTGGHVALLRVIEPAVFEHWSGVREEIERQAREEAEAVLHKMAEFVIAETGMAPEFIIMHAESTRAALRKVISEDPDIKILVLASSVGGRGPGPLVSSIAKDGVKWGTRKLPVTVVPGDLTDDEIADLA from the coding sequence ATGAGCCAGCGCAAGTTCCTCGTCATCGCCGACGACAGCCCGGAGTTCCAGGCGGCGCTCCGCTTCGCCTGCCGGCGCGCACGCTCGACCGGCGGCCATGTGGCCCTGCTGCGGGTCATCGAGCCGGCCGTGTTCGAGCACTGGAGCGGCGTGCGCGAGGAGATCGAGCGCCAGGCCCGCGAGGAAGCCGAGGCGGTGCTGCACAAGATGGCCGAGTTCGTCATCGCCGAGACCGGCATGGCGCCCGAGTTCATCATCATGCACGCCGAGAGCACCCGCGCGGCGCTGCGCAAGGTCATTTCCGAGGACCCCGACATCAAGATCCTGGTGCTGGCCTCCTCGGTCGGCGGCCGCGGCCCTGGCCCGCTGGTCTCCTCGATCGCCAAGGACGGTGTGAAGTGGGGAACCCGCAAGCTGCCGGTAACGGTGGTGCCCGGCGACCTCACCGACGACGAAATCGCCGACCTGGCGTGA
- the trpS gene encoding tryptophan--tRNA ligase → MTDQAPPAYSGPQRVLSGVQPSGALHLGNYLGALVKFARLQHEVETFIFVADMHAITVWQDPKLLAGQVREITAAYLASGLDPKVATIFPQSAVPQHAELAWIFNCVARLGWLDRMTQFKEKSGKHKERSSVGLYTYPVLQAADILLYKATQVPVGDDQRQHLELTRDVAAKFNHDFEVPGYFPLPDALTQGPGARIMSLRDGAAKMSKSDPSDNSRLNLLDDAETIAQKVRKAKTDPEPLPETLDELKARPEAENLVGIYAALDGRTSAQVLAEFAGQGFGAFKPKLADLAVAKLGPVGDEMRRLMADPAEIDRVLAAGAERARAAAAPTLAEVRKIVGFWGA, encoded by the coding sequence ATGACTGACCAAGCTCCCCCCGCCTACAGCGGTCCCCAACGCGTGCTGTCCGGCGTCCAGCCGTCCGGCGCCCTGCATCTCGGCAACTATCTCGGCGCGCTCGTGAAGTTCGCCCGCCTGCAGCACGAGGTCGAAACCTTCATCTTCGTCGCCGACATGCACGCGATCACCGTGTGGCAGGACCCCAAGCTGCTGGCCGGCCAGGTGCGCGAGATCACCGCCGCCTATCTCGCCTCGGGCCTGGATCCCAAGGTCGCGACGATCTTCCCGCAGTCGGCTGTGCCCCAGCACGCCGAACTGGCCTGGATCTTCAACTGCGTGGCCCGCCTCGGCTGGCTCGACCGGATGACCCAGTTCAAGGAGAAGTCGGGCAAGCACAAGGAGCGCTCGAGCGTCGGCCTCTACACCTACCCGGTGCTGCAGGCGGCCGACATCCTGCTCTACAAGGCGACCCAGGTGCCGGTCGGCGACGACCAGCGCCAGCATCTCGAACTGACCCGCGACGTTGCCGCGAAGTTCAACCACGACTTCGAGGTCCCGGGCTATTTCCCGCTGCCCGACGCCCTGACCCAGGGTCCGGGCGCGCGGATCATGTCGCTGCGGGACGGCGCGGCGAAGATGAGCAAGTCGGACCCGTCCGACAACTCGCGGCTCAACCTGCTCGACGACGCCGAGACCATCGCCCAGAAGGTCCGCAAGGCCAAGACCGACCCGGAACCGCTGCCGGAAACCCTGGACGAGCTCAAAGCCCGTCCGGAGGCCGAGAACCTGGTCGGCATCTACGCCGCCCTCGACGGCCGCACGTCGGCGCAGGTGCTGGCCGAGTTCGCCGGTCAGGGCTTCGGCGCCTTCAAGCCCAAGCTGGCTGATCTGGCGGTGGCCAAGCTCGGTCCCGTCGGCGACGAGATGCGCCGCCTGATGGCCGATCCGGCCGAAATCGACCGCGTCTTGGCGGCCGGCGCCGAGCGCGCCCGCGCCGCCGCGGCCCCGACCCTGGCCGAGGTCCGCAAGATCGTCGGCTTCTGGGGTGCCTGA